The following proteins are encoded in a genomic region of Gossypium hirsutum isolate 1008001.06 chromosome D05, Gossypium_hirsutum_v2.1, whole genome shotgun sequence:
- the LOC107905655 gene encoding uncharacterized protein yields MVGVFRRSLSFPNKTLTRPPKPQFSHHIRSISLPCRSHPLITQIKDEITDLKTWSRSPEKPTSAWLCDGLRRLKDLQDSLHDILQLPQTQQLLSHKREWVEKLLEYFLRFVDIYGIFQTSFLSLKEEQLAARVALRRKDDSRIAVYLKGRKKMAKEIAKLVPSIRCIGRYSFPASAFVSILDTELTGVISDIIEVTVSVSVALFNGISMAFTSSKSSWIRLALTKKSNKVKIEGSIKEFEEMGEANVWSLRRKGDEEVRMVLERMQDLERCIAGIESGSDKAFRSLINTRVSLLNTLTM; encoded by the coding sequence ATGGTAGGCGTTTTCAGGCGCTCCCTCTCTTTTCCAAACAAAACCCTTACCCGTCCACCTAAACCACAATTTTCTCACCACATCAGGTCCATCTCTCTCCCATGCAGATCACATCCCTTGATTACTCAAATCAAAGATGAAATCACCGACCTCAAAACCTGGTCCCGCAGTCCCGAGAAGCCAACCTCAGCTTGGCTTTGTGACGGTTTGCGCCGTCTAAAGGACCTTCAAGATTCCCTCCACGACATTCTTCAGCTCCCCCAGACCCAGCAGTTGTTAAGCCATAAGCGTGAATGGGTCGAGAAGCTCCTCGAATATTTTCTCCGTTTCGTCGATATTTACGGCATCTTCCAAACCTCTTTTCTCTCCCTCAAAGAAGAGCAACTCGCGGCGCGGGTGGCTCTAAGGAGAAAAGACGACTCCAGGATTGCCGTGTACCTGAAAGGTCGCAAGAAGATGGCTAAAGAGATAGCAAAACTCGTACCGTCTATCCGATGCATTGGGCGATACTCATTTCCTGCATCGGCTTTCGTTTCCATTTTAGACACGGAGCTGACCGGTGTTATTAGCGACATTATCGAAGTGACCGTTTCAGTATCGGTGGCGCTTTTCAACGGGATTTCCATGGCCTTTACTTCAAGCAAATCGTCATGGATTAGGTTGGCGTTGACCAAGAAATCCAACAAGGTTAAGATAGAGGGAAGCATCAAAGAATTTGAAGAAATGGGTGAAGCCAACGTGTGGAGCCTGAGAAGGAAGGGAGACGAGGAAGTGAGGATGGTTTTGGAGAGAATGCAAGACTTGGAAAGGTGCATTGCTGGTATCGAAAGTGGAAGCGACAAAGCCTTTAGGAGTCTGATAAACACTAGGGTTTCGCTGCTCAATACTCTCACCATGTAG
- the LOC121202849 gene encoding serine/threonine-protein kinase BSK1: MGCCESSFLRGHDSDHKINHNGNNNNNNSSSRLPQASNGPAQPSYGTDSLGAAAGGVPYFSEFSLAELKAATNNFSSDFIVSESGEKAPNVVYKGRLQNDTNRRWIAIKKFAKLAWPNPKQFADEAWGVGKLRHKRLANLIGYCCDGDERLLVAEYMPNDTLAKHLFHWENQTIEWAMRLRVALFIAEALDYCSSEGRPLYHDLNAYRVLFDENGDPRLSCFGLMKNSRDGKSYSTNLAYTPPEYLRNGRVTPESVIFSFGTVLLDLLSGKHIPPSHALDMIRGKNILLLMDSHLEGNFSTEEATVVFDLASRCLQYEPRERPNTKDLVATLAPLQNKSDVPSYVMLGIPKHEEGPPTPQHPLSPMGDACSRMDLTAIHQILVMTHYKDDEGTNELSFQEWTQQMRDMLEARKRGDVAFRDKDFKTAIECYSQFIDVGTMVSPTVYARRSLCHLLCDQPDAALRDAMQAQCVYPDWSTAFYMQAVALAKLDMHKDAADMLNEAAALEEKKQRGGKGS, encoded by the exons ATGGGCTGCTGCGAGTCTTCCTTTCTTAGAGGACACGACTCAGACCACAAAATCAATCACAAcggcaacaacaacaacaacaacagcagcAGCCGTCTACCTCAGGCAAGTAACGGTCCTGCTCAACCCTCCTACGGAACAGATTCACTTGGCGCTGCCGCCGGTGGCGTCCCTTATTTCTCGGAGTTCTCTCTAGCTGAGCTTAAGGCTGCCACCAACAACTTTAGCTCCGATTTCATCGTTTCCGAAAGTGGCGAAAAGGCTCCCAATGTGGTCTACAAAGGCCGCCTCCAAAACGATACTAATCGCCGTTGGATCGCCATAAAAAAGTTCGCCAAATTAGCCTGGCCCAATCCCAAACAATTCGCC GATGAAGCTTGGGGTGTTGGAAAGCTGAGACATAAGAGATTGGCGAATTTGATTGGCTATTGCTGTGACGGTGACGAGAGATTGCTTGTTGCTGAATACATGCCAAATGATACCCTCGCAAAGCATTTATTTCACT GGGAGAACCAGACTATCGAGTGGGCCATGCGGTTGCGAGTTGCTTTATTTATAGCTGAAGCATTAGATTATTGTAGCAGTGAAGGTCGTCCATTGTACCATGATTTGAATGCATATAGGGTTCTCTTTGATGAG AATGGTGATCCTCGACTTTCGTGTTTTGGCTTGATGAAGAACAGTAGGGATGGAAAAAGCTATAGTACCAATCTTGCATATACGCCTCCTGAGTATCTAAGAAATG GAAGGGTCACTCCTGAAAGTGTAATATTCAGCTTTGGAACGGTCCTTTTGGATCTTCTCAGTGGAAAGCACATTCCCCCAAGTCAT GCCCTTGATATGATTCGGGGAAAAAACATTCTTCTTTTGATGGATTCTCATCTAGAGGGAAACTTTTCAACTGAAGAGGCAACAGTGGTCTTTGATCTTGCCTCACGATGTTTGCAATATGAACCAAGGGAGCGGCCAAATACGAAAGATCTTGTGGCTACACTTGCCCCACTGCAAAATAAATCTGAT GTTCCATCTTATGTGATGTTGGGAATTCCCAAACATGAAGAAGGGCCTCCTACTCCTCAGCACCCTCTGTCTCCAATGGGTGATGCCTGTTCGAGGATGGATCTGACTGCTATCCATCAAATTTTGGTAATGACACATTACAAAGATGATGAAGGAACAAATGAG CTATCCTTTCAAGAGTGGACCCAACAAATGAGAGATATGTTGGAGGCAAGAAAGCGTGGAGATGTAGCATTTCGTGACAAAGATTTTAAAACTGCTATAGAGTGTTATTCTCAG TTCATAGATGTTGGAACCATGGTTTCTCCAACTGTGTATGCACGGAGAAGTCTATGTCATCTTCTGTGTGATCAACCAGATGCTGCACTCCGAGATGCAATGCAAGCACAATGTGTCTACCCAGACTGGTCGACAGCATTTTATATGCAGGCTGTTGCCCTTGCCAAGCTAGACATGCACAAGGATGCTGCTGATATGTTGAATGAAGCTGCTGCTCTAGAAGAGAAAAAGCAACGGGGTGGGAAAGGATCTTGA
- the LOC107905656 gene encoding protein ALTERED PHOSPHATE STARVATION RESPONSE 1, whose protein sequence is MGCVTSKLDQLPAVTLCGDRCNFLQDALLQSYAFADAHVAYMQSLTTLGPALHRFFDQCLKSSSGDEPAVSDEKPPKRRSPLSSPGHSFSSSNSDSHIQFDTDLEGEETGEDFSKYINEIHLNYLNQGILTSYPLPNHDYHSNTNQSREISGSGWKTPPPPAPRSAAWDYLNFFDEIYERYELPYFSSKEVKDKGGVHEHLEAQAVKQVHGDEKSSANCTKEKRENPRGIAVPVKNGDAENGKKADSSHIDKIQKKADINEPKNRSGKQSASEVIKELQVLFEKVSESGNGVLNMLDTGKFRYHHKKSVYQGTTKVFHMITTNSWETEPLLSEGKFSSMDNDEIVSSQNLSSTLRKLCMWEKKLYDEVKAEEKLRMIHSKKRSQMRILDHRGADAHRVDSTRTSIRALSTKMRVAVQVIDNIAITINKVMDEELWPQINELIHRLFGMWKVMLDCHSCQCQKVMEAKCLDVITLNENLNDTHLEVAMKLKLELQNFVLSLSNWIEAQRGYVKALNGWLHRCLLYEPEEIAADGVSSLSSGGSGVPPVFVILNQWSEVMDRLLEKEVVEAVNTFFISINQVLEQQHNSTLRQRIIADKDMERKVKLLEKEEQKMQKMVQARVKKMTEWAREESAVLEPRDTSTTDGSNIREAASLQHGLKQIFMAMEKLAIHFRQAYGELHQCTEKCKATQDNP, encoded by the exons ATGGGCTGCGTAACTTCAAAACTCGACCAGTTGCCGGCGGTCACTTTGTGCGGCGACCGCTGCAATTTCCTCCAGGACGCTCTCCTGCAAAGCTACGCCTTCGCCGATGCACACGTGGCGTACATGCAGTCGCTCACGACTCTCGGGCCCGCTCTCCACCGTTTCTTCGATCAATGTCTTAAATCTTCGTCCGGCGATGAACCAGCCGTATCTGACGAGAAACCGCCGAAGCGACGTTCGCCGCTGTCCTCGCCCGGTCATTCTTTTTCGAGTTCAAACTCAGATTCGCACATTCAATTCGATACTGATTTGGAAGGCGAAGAGACGGGCGAAGATTTTAGTAAATATATTAACGAAATCCATCTAAATTATCTTAATCAGGGGATCCTAACATCGTATCCTTTGCCTAATCATGATTACCATTCTAATACGAATCAAAGCAGAGAAATCAGTGGCTCAGGCTGGAAAACACCTCCACCTCCGGCTCCGAGGAGTGCGGCTTGGGATTACTTGAActtttttgatgaaatttatgagaGATACGAGTTGCCTTATTTTTCGAGCAAAGAAGTGAAAGACAAAGGAGGAGTTCATGAACATCTTGAAGCACAAGCAGTAAAGCAAGTTCATGGAGATGAGAAATCTAGTGCAAATTGTactaaagaaaaaagagaaaatccGAGGGGAATAGCTGTTCCAGTTAAGAACGGTGATGCAGAGAATGGGAAGAAAGCAGATTCATCGCATATTGACAAGATTCAAAAGAAGGCTGACATAAATGAACCCAAAAATCGAAGCGGTAAACAAAGTGCTTCTGAGGTAATCAAAGAATTGCAGGTCCTATTTGAGAAAGTTTCGGAGTCCGGAAATGGAGTTTTAAATATGCTTGACACTGGAAAATTTCGCTATCATCACAAAAAATCTGTTTATCAAG GTACTACGAAGGTATTTCATATGATTACTACAAATTCATGGGAAACAGAGCCCTTACTGTCAGAAGGTAAGTTTAGTTCTATGGATAATGATGAGATTGTGAGTTCACAGAACCTGTCTTCTACTCTGAGGAAACTGTGTATGTGGGAAAAGAAGCTCTATGATGAAGTCAAG GCTGAGGAAAAGCTGCGCATGATTCATTCAAAGAAGCGTAGCCAGATGAGGATTTTGGATCACAGGGGTGCTGATGCTCACCGAGTTGACTCCACACGAACTTCAATTAGGGCCTTATCTACTAAAATGAGAGTTGCAGTTCAAGTTATTGACAACATAGCAATTACTATAAATAAGGTGATGGATGAAGAGTTGTGGCCACAGATCAATGAACTAATTCACAG ATTGTTTGGAATGTGGAAGGTAATGCTAGATTGCCATAGCTGTCAGTGCCAAAAGGTTATGGAAGCCAAATGTTTGGATGTCATTACGCTGAATGAAAACCTTAATGACACTCATCTTGAAGTGGCAATGAAACTAAAGCTTGAACTTCAAAACTTCGTTCTTAGCTTATCTAATTGGATTGAAGCCCAGAGAGGCTATGTCAAAGCTTTGAATGGTTGGTTACATAGATGTCTCCTATATGAACCCGAGGAAATAGCAGCAGATGGTGTTTCATCTCTCTCTTCCGGTGGATCCGGAGTACCCCCAGTGTTTGTGATTCTTAACCAGTGGTCTGAAGTCATGGATAGACTTTTGGAGAAAGAAGTAGTTGAAGCAGTGAATACGTTTTTCATTAGCATCAACCAAGTTCTGGAACAGCAGCATAATTCAACTCTGCGGCAAAGGATTATTGCTGATAAGGACATGGAAAGGAAAGTAAAACTCTTGGAAAAAGAGGAGCAAAAGATGCAGAAAATGGTGCAAGCTCGAGTGAAAAAGATGACGGAGTGGGCAAGGGAAGAAAGTGCCGTTCTTGAACCAAGAGATACCAGTACCACGGATGGCAGTAACATTAGGGAGGCTGCTAGTTTACAGCATGGGTTAAAGCAGATTTTCATGGCAATGGAAAAGCTTGCTATCCATTTCAGGCAAGCTTATGGGGAGCTCCACCAATGCACTGAAAAGTGCAAGGCCACTCAAGATAACCCCTAA
- the LOC121217772 gene encoding lysine-specific histone demethylase 1 homolog 1: MEPPQDTSENPNDVLSDDDSSPENTNPDDQEIPSTTLDPPISDTQDESSDPVPDEQPQNTNSNPAEPGPPARKRRRRKRFFTELIANPSFSKNRRPRISGLAREMDTEALIAISVGFPVDSLTEEEIEANVVSRIGGQEQANYIVVRNHILARWRSNVSVWLTREHALESIRAEHKNLVNAAYNFLLEHGYINFGLAPAVKEAKLKSFDGVERANVVIVGAGLSGLVAARQLVSMGFKVVILEGRTRPGGRVKTRKMKGDGVVAAADLGGSVLTGINGNPLGVLARQMGLPLHKVRDICPLYLPDGKAVDADVDSRIEVSFNKLLDRVCKLRHSMIEEVKSVDVPLGTALEAFRSVYKVAEDSQESMLLNWHLANLEYANASLMANLSMAYWDQDDPYEMGGDHCFIPGGNERFVRALAEDLPIFYGRTVQSIRYGIDGVRVYAGGQEFCGDMALCTVPLGVLKKGSIEFVPELPQRKKDAIQRLGFGLLNKVAMLFSYNFWGGEIDTFGHLTEDPSMRGEFFLFYSYSSVSGGPLLVALVAGDAAIKFELMSPVESVKRVLNILRGIFHPKGIVVPDPVQAVCTRWGKDRFTYGSYSHVAIGSSGDDYDILAESVGDGRVFFAGEATNKQYPATMHGAFLSGMREAANMLRVARRRSLVLSDKVNNDLEKCDTLDKLFENPDLTFGSFSALFDPHSNDVGSHALIRVKFHGDKLTSSHLCLYGLITKKQAIQLSEMNGDGNRMNSLYRDFGVKLVGGKGLSNVAELLISRIKAAKPT; encoded by the coding sequence ATGGAGCCTCCCCAAGATACCTCCGAGAACCCTAACGATGTCCTTTCCGACGATGACTCTTCACCGGAAAACACCAATCCCGACGATCAAGAAATCCCCAGTACGACACTCGACCCACCTATTTCCGATACCCAAGATGAATCCTCCGATCCCGTCCCCGACGAGCAACCCCAAAACACTAATTCGAACCCCGCGGAGCCTGGTCCACCTGCACGCAAGCGCCGCCGCAGAAAGCGTTTCTTTACTGAACTTATCGCCAATCCATCCTTCTCCAAGAACCGTCGCCCTAGAATATCGGGCCTAGCTAGAGAAATGGACACCGAAGCTTTAATCGCGATTTCTGTTGGTTTCCCTGTTGATTCTCTTACCGAAGAAGAAATCGAAGCCAACGTGGTGTCCAGAATCGGAGGCCAAGAGCAAGCCAACTACATCGTTGTAAGAAATCACATTCTGGCTCGCTGGAGATCCAATGTATCCGTCTGGCTGACGCGCGAGCACGCCCTCGAATCAATCCGAGCTGAGCACAAGAACCTAGTGAACGCAGCATACAATTTCCTTCTCGAACACGGTTACATTAATTTCGGTTTAGCCCCGGCTGTTAAAGAAGCGAAATTGAAGTCTTTTGATGGTGTAGAAAGAGCCAATGTGGTGATTGTGGGTGCGGGTCTTTCCGGTTTGGTCGCGGCGAGGCAATTAGTTTCCATGGGGTTTAAAGTTGTCATCTTAGAAGGTAGGACGCGCCCTGGAGGGCGCGTGAAGACAAGGAAGATGAAAGGTGATGGGGTGGTGGCTGCAGCGGATCTTGGTGGGAGTGTTCTTACGGGAATAAATGGAAATCCACTTGGGGTTCTTGCAAGGCAAATGGGATTACCGCTTCATAAGGTGCGAGATATTTGTCCTTTGTATTTGCCAGATGGAAAGGCCGTAGATGCTGATGTTGATTCTAGGATAGAAGTTTCATTTAATAAGCTATTGGATAGGGTTTGTAAGCTTAGGCATTCTATGATTGAGGAAGTTAAATCAGTTGATGTTCCATTAGGGACAGCATTAGAAGCCTTTAGGAGTGTTTACAAGGTTGCTGAGGATTCACAGGAGAGCATGTTGTTGAATTGGCATCTTGCTAATCTTGAATATGCTAATGCTTCCTTGATGGCTAATTTGTCTATGGCCTATTGGGATCAAGATGATCCATATGAGATGGGCGGCGATCATTGTTTCATACCTGGTGGCAATGAGAGGTTTGTTCGAGCACTTGCGGAGGACCTTCCCATTTTCTATGGGAGGACTGTGCAGAGTATCAGGTATGGTATTGATGGTGTTAGGGTTTACGCCGGTGGGCAGGAGTTTTGTGGGGATATGGCTCTTTGCACTGTTCCATTAGGAGTTCTCAAGAAGGGATCGATAGAATTTGTTCCTGAGCTTCCGCAAAGAAAGAAGGATGCCATTCAGAGACTGGGATTTGGGTTGCTGAATAAGGTTGCTATGTTGTTTTCATACAATTTTTGGGGCGGAGAGATTGATACTTTTGGCCACCTGACAGAAGACCCAAGTATGAGAGGCGAGTTCTTTTTGTTTTATAGCTATTCTTCTGTGTCAGGTGGTCCACTCCTTGTTGCTCTAGTTGCCGGAGATGCAGCAATCAAGTTTGAACTGATGTCTCCTGTTGAGTCTGTGAAAAGGGTTTTAAACATATTGCGAGGCATTTTTCATCCAAAAGGGATTGTTGTTCCTGATCCTGTCCAGGCTGTTTGTACCCGGTGGGGAAAGGATCGCTTCACGTATGGATCCTACTCTCATGTTGCTATTGGTTCATCCGGGGATGATTATGATATTCTAGCTGAGAGTGTTGGAGATGGGAGAGTCTTCTTTGCTGGTGAGGCAACTAATAAGCAGTATCCTGCCACAATGCATGGAGCCTTTTTAAGTGGCATGAGAGAGGCCGCTAACATGCTTAGAGTGGCCAGGAGGAGGTCATTGGTTCTATCTGACAAAGTTAATAACGACTTGGAGAAATGTGATActttggataagttgtttgagaACCCTGACCTGACATTCGGGAGCTTCTCAGCTTTGTTTGATCCCCATTCTAATGATGTTGGATCGCATGCATTAATAAGGGTCAAATTTCATGGGGATAAATTAACCTCGAGTCACTTGTGTCTTTATGGCTTGATAACGAAGAAGCAAGCCATTCAGTTAAGTGAAATGAATGGAGATGGGAACAGGATGAATTCGTTGTATCGTGACTTTGGGGTGAAGTTGGTTGGTGGTAAAGGGTTATCAAATGTTGCGGAGTTGCTGATATCACGCATCAAAGCAGCTAAACCAACCTAA